CCGAAAAAGAAGCGCCGCGTCCATGAACGCGGCGCAGTCGTTCTTGTGTCTACGTTGTTCCGTCTAAACGCTGAACGAGGTTCCGCATCCGCATGTGGTCTTCGCGTTCGGGTTGTTGAACACGAACCCTTTGCCGTTTAGACCGCCGGAGTACTCCAGTATGGTACCGGCCAGGAAGATGTAAGACTTGCGGTCTACGTAGAGTTGTAGTCCGTGCTCCTCGATGACCTTGTCGTCCTCGTTGGGAGTATCGACGAGGTC
The window above is part of the Dehalococcoidia bacterium genome. Proteins encoded here:
- a CDS encoding iron-sulfur cluster assembly accessory protein, with protein sequence MEAPAPLTINIDKDAAEHVRVFAQQSGKPDSHLRVGVKGGGCAGMTYILDLVDTPNEDDKVIEEHGLQLYVDRKSYIFLAGTILEYSGGLNGKGFVFNNPNAKTTCGCGTSFSV